In Penaeus monodon isolate SGIC_2016 chromosome 26, NSTDA_Pmon_1, whole genome shotgun sequence, the following are encoded in one genomic region:
- the LOC119589737 gene encoding carbohydrate sulfotransferase 13-like, whose amino-acid sequence MRALKKGRNEEGKLQITFHEFLQYVVKERRASPGDPHWMRFHRLCSVCGIDFPFVMRLETYADDLAFLVRNLRIAEVDPRERRHSLHPDSPGTQSRASDASTSLAIDSEPAISIKDSTLKYYLDVPPNLLVSVLDIYKIDMEMFHYKVPPEIQRIVDRYRSSTT is encoded by the exons ATGAGAGCGCTGAAGAAAGGTCGCAATGAGGAGGGCAAGTTGCAAATCACCTTTCACGAGTTCTTGCAATACGTGGTGAAGGAACGGCGCGCCTCCCCCGGCGACCCCCACTGGATGCGCTTCCACAGGCTGTGTTCCGTCTGCGGCATCGACTTCCCCTTCGTCATGAGGCTCGAGACGTACGCCGACGACCTCGCCTTCCTCGTACGAAACCTCAGGATCGCGGAGGTCGACCCTCGCGAGAGACGCCACTCGCT ccACCCTGACAGCCCTGGCACTCAGAGTCGAGCCAGCGATGCCTCGACTTCCCTGGCGATCGACAGCGAGCCTGCCATCTCCATCAAGGACTCGACCCTCAAGTATTACCTCGACGTCCCCCCTAACCTTCTGGTCTCCGTGCTCGACATCTATAAGATCGACATGGAGATGTTTCATTACAAAGTGCCCCCGGAGATTCAAAGGATCGTCGACCGATATCGAAGCAGTACGACTTAG